One segment of Arvicanthis niloticus isolate mArvNil1 chromosome 5, mArvNil1.pat.X, whole genome shotgun sequence DNA contains the following:
- the Fblim1 gene encoding filamin-binding LIM protein 1 isoform X1, with protein sequence MGWPELWTLSFSRKAVSQPQQEPIMASKPEKRVASSVFITLAPPRRDVAVTEEVSQAACEARRARPWETLPTKTPGVAVGRSPKTWTPSGRSNASLPEAPPQLSNGGCSPPPPSLNEEDLDLPPPPPPPSAYLPLPEEEPPVLPGTSLISDLEQLHLPPPPPPPLLQAPSKGSSVQPPKGSFVQPPPGHVKPSEEELPPPPPEELVTLPEREASTDVCGFCHKPVSPRELAVEAMKRQYHAQCFTCRTCRRQLAGQRFYQKDGRPLCEPCYQDTLEKCGKCGKVVQEQIIRALGKAFHPPCFTCVTCARCISDESFALDNQNQVYCVADFYRKFAPVCSICENPIIPRDGKDAFKIECMGRNFHENCYRCEDCSVLLSVEPTDQGCYPLNDHLFCKPCHLKRSAAGCC encoded by the exons GGCTGGCCTGAACTTTGGACCTTGTCTTTCAGTAGGAAAGCAGTATCTCag ccccagcaggAGCCGATCATGGCCTCCAAGCCTGAGAAGAGGGTGGCCTCTTCTGTCTTTATCACCCTGGCACCCCCACGCCGAGACGTAGCAGTGACTGAGGAAGTGAGTCAGGCAGCTTGTGAAGCCCGACGTGCTCGGCCATGGGAGACCCTTCCCACAAAGACACCTGGGGTTGCAGTGGGCAGGAGCCCCAAGACCTGGACGCCCTCTGGCAGGAGCAATGCCTCACTCCCTGAAGCCCCACCTCAGCTCTCCAATGGAG GATgctctcccccacctccttccctgAATGAAGAGGACCTAGACCTCCCGcctcctcccccgcccccttcTGCCTACCTGCCTCTCCCAGAAGAGGAGCCTCCTGTCTTGCCAGGGACATCGCTCATTTCTGACTTGGAGCAACtgcacctgcctccgcctccacctccacccctgtTACAG GCTCCATCAAAGGGATCTTCTGTCCAGCCTCCAAAGGGATCGTTTGTCCAGCCTCCGCCTGGTCACGTCAAACCCTCAGAAGAggaacttcctcctcctcctccagaagAGCTTGTCactcttccagagagagaagcatcCACAG ATGTCTGTGGTTTCTGTCACAAGCCTGTGTCCCCTCGAGAGCTGGCCGTCGAGGCCATGAAGAGGCAGTACCACGCCCAGTGCTTCACCTGTCGTACCTGCCGCCGCCAGTTGGCTGGGCAGAGATTCTACCAGAAGGATGGGCGCCCCCTGTGTGAACCCTGCTACCAG GATACCCTGGAGAAGTGCGGTAAGTGTGGGAAAGTGGTCCAAGAGCAAATCATCCGGGCCCTGGGCAAGGCCTTCCACCCACCCTGCTTCACCTGCGTGACCTGTGCCCGCTGCATCAGCGACGAGAGCTTTGCGCTGGACAACCAGAACCAGGTGTACTGCGTGGCTGACTTCTACAG GAAATTTGCCCCTGTGTGCAGCATCTGTGAGAATCCCATCATCCCCCGAGACGGGAAGGACGCCTTCAAAATCGAGTGCATGGGAAGGAATTTCCACGAAAACTGTTATCGTTGTGAG GACTGCAGCGTCCTCCTGTCTGTGGAGCCGACCGACCAAGGCTGCTACCCACTGAATGACCACCTCTTCTGCAAGCCCTGCCACCTGAAGCGGAGTGCTGCTGGGTGCTGCTGA
- the Fblim1 gene encoding filamin-binding LIM protein 1 isoform X2 — protein sequence MASKPEKRVASSVFITLAPPRRDVAVTEEVSQAACEARRARPWETLPTKTPGVAVGRSPKTWTPSGRSNASLPEAPPQLSNGGCSPPPPSLNEEDLDLPPPPPPPSAYLPLPEEEPPVLPGTSLISDLEQLHLPPPPPPPLLQAPSKGSSVQPPKGSFVQPPPGHVKPSEEELPPPPPEELVTLPEREASTDVCGFCHKPVSPRELAVEAMKRQYHAQCFTCRTCRRQLAGQRFYQKDGRPLCEPCYQDTLEKCGKCGKVVQEQIIRALGKAFHPPCFTCVTCARCISDESFALDNQNQVYCVADFYRKFAPVCSICENPIIPRDGKDAFKIECMGRNFHENCYRCEDCSVLLSVEPTDQGCYPLNDHLFCKPCHLKRSAAGCC from the exons ATGGCCTCCAAGCCTGAGAAGAGGGTGGCCTCTTCTGTCTTTATCACCCTGGCACCCCCACGCCGAGACGTAGCAGTGACTGAGGAAGTGAGTCAGGCAGCTTGTGAAGCCCGACGTGCTCGGCCATGGGAGACCCTTCCCACAAAGACACCTGGGGTTGCAGTGGGCAGGAGCCCCAAGACCTGGACGCCCTCTGGCAGGAGCAATGCCTCACTCCCTGAAGCCCCACCTCAGCTCTCCAATGGAG GATgctctcccccacctccttccctgAATGAAGAGGACCTAGACCTCCCGcctcctcccccgcccccttcTGCCTACCTGCCTCTCCCAGAAGAGGAGCCTCCTGTCTTGCCAGGGACATCGCTCATTTCTGACTTGGAGCAACtgcacctgcctccgcctccacctccacccctgtTACAG GCTCCATCAAAGGGATCTTCTGTCCAGCCTCCAAAGGGATCGTTTGTCCAGCCTCCGCCTGGTCACGTCAAACCCTCAGAAGAggaacttcctcctcctcctccagaagAGCTTGTCactcttccagagagagaagcatcCACAG ATGTCTGTGGTTTCTGTCACAAGCCTGTGTCCCCTCGAGAGCTGGCCGTCGAGGCCATGAAGAGGCAGTACCACGCCCAGTGCTTCACCTGTCGTACCTGCCGCCGCCAGTTGGCTGGGCAGAGATTCTACCAGAAGGATGGGCGCCCCCTGTGTGAACCCTGCTACCAG GATACCCTGGAGAAGTGCGGTAAGTGTGGGAAAGTGGTCCAAGAGCAAATCATCCGGGCCCTGGGCAAGGCCTTCCACCCACCCTGCTTCACCTGCGTGACCTGTGCCCGCTGCATCAGCGACGAGAGCTTTGCGCTGGACAACCAGAACCAGGTGTACTGCGTGGCTGACTTCTACAG GAAATTTGCCCCTGTGTGCAGCATCTGTGAGAATCCCATCATCCCCCGAGACGGGAAGGACGCCTTCAAAATCGAGTGCATGGGAAGGAATTTCCACGAAAACTGTTATCGTTGTGAG GACTGCAGCGTCCTCCTGTCTGTGGAGCCGACCGACCAAGGCTGCTACCCACTGAATGACCACCTCTTCTGCAAGCCCTGCCACCTGAAGCGGAGTGCTGCTGGGTGCTGCTGA